Sequence from the Paracoccus liaowanqingii genome:
TACGGCGTGCCTGGGGACATCCCGGACCCCGAATGATGCCCGCCACTAGGCCATCAGACGATTTGCCATATCTGGCTACCCTGTATAAGACATGTTGGACAGGTGGAGATATTTTAATGGCCATACCCAAGGAACGACTTTCCGCCAAAGTCGCGGATGCACTGCGCAGCGAGATCGCCGAGGGACGGGTCAAGCCCGGCGACCGCCTGCCCTCGGAATCCCGGCTGACCGAGATCCATGGCGTCAGCCGCACCGTCGTGCGCGAGGCCATCGCAACACTGTCCTTCGAGGGACTGGTTGAGGCCCGCAAGGGTGCTGGCGTCTTCGCGCAAGAGGCGCGGTCCGGCCCCTTTGTCAATTTGGATGCCGGGCGTGTCTCCTCGATTATCGAGTTGCTGGAGCTGCGTATCGCGGTCGAAGTGGAAAGCGCGGCTTTTGCCGCATTACGCCGTAGCCCAGTGCAGGAAGAGCGAATAGCCACCGCCAATCGCGCCGTCATTGACTGCCTGGAGGCCGGGCAGCCTACCCGGGACCTGGATTTTGCCTTTCACCTGGCTATCGCAGAGGCAACCAACAACCCCCGTTTTGCCGAGTTTCTGTCGCTGATCCGCATCGGGATCATTCCGCGAGGCAAACTGCAGACCGGACAGGATGACGTGCGCCCGCGCGACTACAATGTTCATCTGCAGGGCGAACATGACGCCATTTGCCGCGCCATCTTTTCAAGCGACGAAGGCGCTGCGCGCGAGGCGATGCGCACCCACCTGAGGGGTAGCCTTGCCCGGTATCGAGCCCTTCTTCACGATACCAATCATACAGGTTCTTGACATATGTAGAACAACTTTTCTATGGTCCTCGCAATCAGCGGAGGACAAGATGATCATCACAGACGTGCAGGTGCGCCATTTTCTCAGCACCACGCGACGGCATTCCGACAGTGCCGGTCACGCCCATCCCGGTCCGCCGCATCAGGTCAAGACGTCGATCTTGACGATCCGGACCGAGGACGGCCATGAAGGCCACAGCTTTACCGTTCCCGAAATCGTCCGCCCGCACCTGATAGACAAGTTCGTCCGCACGGTCCTGATCGGCCAGGATCACCGGGACCGCGAACGCCTGTGGCAGGAACTGGCGCATTGGCAGCGCGGATCGGCCGCCCAGCTGAGTGACCGCACGCTGGCTGCTGTCGATGTGGCGCTGTGGGATCTGGCCGGACGCGCACTGAACCAGCCGGTATACAAGCTGATCGGCGCCTATCGCGATAAGGTCCGGGCCTATGGCTCGATCATGTGCGGGGACGAGCTGGAGGGCGGGTTGGCAACGCCCGAGGATTACGGCCGCTTCGCTGAGACGCTGGTGGCGCGCGGCTATACCGGGATCAAGCTGCACACCTGGATGCCGCCGGTCAGCTGGGCGCCCGATGTCCGCATGGACCTGAAGGCCTGCGCCGCGGTGCGCGAGGCGGTCGGACCCGACATTCATCTGATGATCGACGCCTTTCACTGGTATTCACGCGTCGATGCGCTTGAGCTGGGCCGGGGCTTGGAAAAGCTGGGCTTCGACTGGATCGAAGAGCCTTTGGACGAACAGTCGATGTCCTCCTACAAATGGCTGGCGGACAATCTGGACATTCCGGTGGTCGGCCCCGAAAGCGCGGGGGGCAAACACTGGCACCGGGCGGAATGGGTCCGCCAAGGCGCCTGCGACATCCTGCGGACCGGGGTGAACGATGTCGGCGGCATCACGCCCGCGCTGAAGACGATGCGCATGGCGGAAAGCTTCGGCATGGATTGCGAGGTTCATGGCAATACGGCGATGAACCTTGCGGTCTGCGCCGCCTCGCGCAATTGCCGCTGGTACGAGCGTGGGCTGCTGCACCCGTTCCTGGAATATGACGACGGCTTTGATTACCTCAACCAGCTGTCCGATCCCATGGATGCGCAAGGCTGGGTCCATGTCCCCGACCGCCCCGGCATCGGCGAGGATATCAACTTCGACTTCATCGAGAACAACCGCGTCACATGAGAAAGGCGATCGCCTGCTGTTGAACCTCTGGCGGGCAGACATGCCCGCCGGGAAAGATCTCCGCATCCAGCCGACCGCCCCAAATGCCGTGCAGATGCGCGAATGCCGGGGCGACGGCCGCCAGCGGCAGGTGTCGGTCGGCATCGCCGGATCGCAGGAACAGAGGCTTCGGCGCGCCCGCCATGGCCAGATCGGGCAAATCGGCCAGCCCGGTCAGGGACGGATGCAGCATCCAGAAGGCGGCCTGCCCCGCGCTGAGGGGCGCCCCCAACCGCAGCAAGTCCCGCCGCCACGCCATCCACGAGATCGCGACCGCCGCCGTGACATGATCGCTGGTGGCAAGCGCCTGCCAGGCTCGGAACGCGCCGAAGGAAAACCCCCATGCGGCAAGGCCACGCCGCGCCTCTGGGCGGGCGGCGATCCAGGCGGCGATGTCGCGATCCTCGCCCGCGACCAGCCCGGCAAGGCTGGTGCCCAGGCCCATCGCCGTGCAGGCCAGCGCCTGCTGATCCCCCGGCATCTGCCGGTCCCCCCAGCCCAATGTATCAAAACAGAAGACCGGATGCCCCGCCGCGACCAGCCGCTGCGCCGGCGCTCCGCCATAGAACCCCTGCGGGTCGGTGACCATCTTGCGCCAGCCCTGATCGAACCGTCCTCCATGATCGTGCAGCAGCAGGACGGCGCAGCCGGTGATGCGGTCCGGAACCAAGACGATACCGCGAACCTGCTTGCCGCTGGCAAAATGCAGCGTGCCGTCCTGAAAATTGGCAACGGGGTCGGGGGCGGGCAGTGCCGCCGTCCATGCCGCGCGGATGCGGCGGCGCCAGTCCGGCGCGCCATGCGCCAGAGGCAGCGGAGCCTTCAGTCGCCGCCGCCAGTCCTCAGGCCAGTCGTCACATGGCGCGGTCATAGGCGATCGAGGCGTCGATCAGCTCGCGGGCATAGGGGTGGCGGGCCTGTTCCTCGGGGATGCCGGTCAGGGCGCCGCGGGTCAGGGTCTCGACCAGATGGCCCTTCTGCATGACCGCGAACCGGTCGCACATATGGTCCACCACCGCCAGATCATGACTGACCATGATATAGGTGAAGCCCCGCCGCGCCTGCAGATCGGACAGCAGGTTCAGGATCTCGGCCTGAACCGACACGTCCAGCGCACTGGTCGGCTCGTCCAGCAGCAGGATCTCGGGTTCCAGGATCAGGGCGCGGGCAATCGCCACACGCTGCCGCTGGCCGCCCGACAGCTGATGCGGAAAGCGGTCCAAAAAGGCCAATGGCAGGCCCACATCGATCATCGTGCGGGTGATCCGCGCCTCGCGGTCGGGCATGCTGTGGATGCGCAGCGGCTCGGACAGGGTGGTGCGGACCGACTGGCGCGGATGCAGCGAGCCGTAGGGGTCCTGAAACACCATCTGCACCGTCTTGCAGCGGCGGGCCAGAGGCATGGCGCGCAGGTTTTCGCCCCCGATCAGCACCTCGCCCTGCCAGGAGGACATCAGCAGCGACAGACAGCGCAGGATGGTGGACTTGCCCGATCCGCTTTCGCCGACAAGACCAAAGCATTCCCCCGCCCTGACGTCGAAACTGATGCCATGAAGGATCTGCACAGCGCCAAGCGTGATGGACAGATCGCGGACGTGGATGGGGTTCATGATGGCTCCTCGGCCCATTCGGGACGGCGTTGCAGGACTGGCAGAGGTCGGCGCGGCCCTCCGATGCGGGGTTGGGCGGCCAGCAGGCCCTGCGTATAGGGATGCTGCGCGCGATCCAGATCGCAGGCCGCCAGGCTTTCGACCACGCGGCCCGCATACATGATCAGCACCCGGTCGCAGAAATTGCGCACAAGGTTCAGGTCGTGGCTGATGACGATCAGCCCGATGCCCCGGTCGCGCACCAGCCGGTCCAGAATGGACAGGACCTGCATACGCACGGTCACGTCCAGCGCACTGGTCGGCTCGTCCGCGATGACCAGCTGCGGGTCGGTCAGCAGCATCATGGCGATCATGATCCGCTGCCCCATCCCACCCGAAACCTGATGCGGATACATGTCATAGACCCGTTCAGGATCGCGGATCGACACGCTCGTCAGCATCTCCAGCGTCCGGGCGCGGGCTTCCTTGTGCGAGGCGCGGTTATGGGCCAGCCAAGCCTCGGCCACCTGATCGCCCACCTTGCGGATCGGGTTCAGCGAGAATTTCGGGTCCTGCAGGATCATCGACATCCGCTTGCCGCGGATGCCCAGCATCTGCCGCTCCGATGCGGCCAGCAGGTCCACATCCTGAAACTGCATCCGGTCCGCAGTTATGTCGGCGCTGTCCAGCAGCTTCAGCAGCGCCCGGCCCACGGTTGATTTGCCCGATCCGCTTTCGCCGACGATGCCCAACCGTTCCTGCCCCAGCTGGAACGAGACGCGGTTGACGGCAGGAGACAGGGCGCCGCGATAGGCGACGGACAGGTTCTGGACGTCCAGGATCACGCTCATGTCACCTCCGGTTCATCTGTTTGGGGTCAAGCGCGTCGCGCAGCCCGTCGCCGATCAGGTTGAAGGCCAGGCTCACGCACAGGATCGCCACGCCGGGGAAGGTCACCAGCCACCAGCTGTCGATCATGTAGCGCCGGCCTGTGGCGATCATCGCGCCCCATTCCGGTAGCGGCGGCTGCGCGCCAAGCCCCAGAAAGCCCAGACCTGCCGCCGTCAGGATCACCGTTGCCATGTTCAGCGTCAGCCGGATCATGACCGAGGGCAGGCACATCGGCACGATGGACTTGCAGATGATGCGCAGATCGGACGCGCCTTGAAGGCGGGCGGCGGACACGTAATCCTCGTTGCGGAAGGTCATCGTCTCGGCCCGCGCCAGCCGCGCGACGGGCGGCCACGAGGTCAGGGCGATGGCGATGATCGCGTTCCTCAGGTTCGGGCCAAGGGCGGCCACGAAGGCCAGCGACAGGATCAAACTAGGAAAGGACAGAAAAATGTCTGTGATGCGCATCATCACCGTGTCGATGCGCCCGCCGTAATAACCCGCGACCGTGCCCACCGCCAGACCGATGGGCCCCACCACGATCGTCACCAATGCGATGATCGACAGAGTGATGCGGCTGCCCCAGACAAGGCGGCTCCAGATATCGCGGCCCAGCTCGTCGGTGCCGAACCAGTTCTGTGCCGAGGGGGGCGCCAGCGTGTTGGACAGGTCCTGCGCATAGGGCGCATGGGTGGCCAGCAGCGGCGCCGCGATGGCCGCCAAAACCAGCAGGGCGATGACCGCCAGCCCGAAGACGGAGGTCGGCTGGCGCATCAGAAAGCGCAGGATGCGGCCGAGGGGGGCCAACGCGGCAAAGGGCACGCTGCGGGCCTTGGGCAGGTCGTCGGTCATCATCAGCGCGTCCTCGGATCAAAGACGCGATAGAGCACGTCGGACAAAAGGTTCAGCGCGATGAAGATCACGCCCACCAGCAGCACGCAGGTCATCACCGCATTCATGTCGCCGGTCATCAGGTTCGAGGTCAGATATTGTCCGAAACCTGGCCAGGAAAACACCGTCTCGATCAGGACCGCCCCCTCCAGCAGGGCGCCGTAGGCGAGCGCCACGATGGTCACCAGCTGCACCCGGATGTTGAGAAACGCATGCCGCCAGATCGTCTGGCGCCGGGACAGGCCCTTGACCCGTGCGGTGGTGATGTATTCCTGATTGATCTGATCCAGCATGAAGCTGCGCGTCATCCGGGTGATATAGGCCGACGAGGAATAACCCAGCAGGCTGGCCGGGAGGATCAGGTGGTTCAGCGCGGATCGCACCACATCCCATTCCCCGGCCAGCATTGCGTCAATGACGATAAAGTTCGTGACGGGCGGCACCAGCCCGATGTAATAATCGCTGATCCGCCCGCCACCGCCGACCCAGCCAAGCGCCGCATAGAAAATCAGCAGCGCGATCATCCCGGTCCAGAAGATTGGCATCGAATGGCCCATCAGACTGAAGATGCGGATCACATGGTCGGGCCAGCGGTCCTTCTTGACCGCCGCCAGCACGCCCAGGGGAATCCCCAGACCAGCGCCGATCAGGATGGCCAGCGTCGCCAGCTCCAGCGTGGCGGGCATCACCGCCATGATGTCGTTGATGACCGGCTGGCCGGTCCGGATCGAGGTCCCGAAATCGCCGGTCAGCACGTCGCGCAGATACATCAGGAACTGCACCGGCAGGGGCCGGTCGAACCCCAACTGGGTGTAGACCTGCATATAGGTGTCCTGCGTGGCCTCTTCGCCAACGATGGCGCGGACCGGATCGGCAGGCATCAGCCGTCCGATCGCGAAGGTCAGGACCAGAAGGCCCAGCAATGTGATGACGATGGTGCCAAGTTGCCGGGCGAACCCGGTCATGCGCGATGTCGGTGACATGCCTGCCTTCCCTCCAGAGGTTGTGGACGGGGGCCAGAAAGGCCCCGGTCCTTTAGCGGGTCTTGGTCACGGTCGCCAGATCTGTGGACCACGAGGGGTTCAGAACGAACCCGTTCAGATCATCGCGATATGCGACCGAGGTCACCACCTCGGAAAAGGGAATGATCGGAGCCACGACCTCTTCGATACGGTTCTGGATGTCGGCATAGAGCTGTCGGCGGACCTCGTCATCGGCCTCGGCGGCGGCGGCGTCGATCATCTGGTTCAGCTCGGGATCGCTGAAGCTGGTGCGCCAGCCTTGAAAATTGGTCAGCCGCGCCTCGTCCGAGTTGTCGGGGTTATAGATCAGCGCGCGCATATTGCTGTCCGGATCGGGCAACTGCCCGCCGCCCCCGCGCCCGACGATCATCTCGAAATTGCGTTCCCGCATGGCGCCATAGATCTGTTCGCCCGATCCGGTGATGACCTCGGCCCGCACCCCGCCCTGAGCCAGCGATCCCTGCATTGCGGTGGCCAGGTTCAGGAACGGATCGTCCGACAGCGCGCGCAGGGTCACGTCGATGCCGTCGGGATATCCCGCCTCTGCCAGCAACGCCTTGGCCTTCTCGGGGTCCAGCGTATAACCGGGATCGTCCAACAGGCCGAAGAACCCGCCCGAGATGGGCCGCTGATGCATCTCGCCGAAATAAGGCAGGATCGCGTTGTTCACCCCTTGATAGTCGATCAGATATCGCATCGCCTCGCGCAGCTTGGGGTTCTGGAACCGCTCGTCCGCCATCGACATGGCCAAGTAATAGAACCCGGCCGAGGGTGTGGTCTGGATCTGGACCCCTTCGGTCGTCTCCAGCGCGGCCAGATCGGCAGGCGCCAGCTGGAAGGCGATGTCCAGATCGTGCTGGTCCAGCTGCAGTCGCTGGCTTTGTGATTCGGGGATGTGGCGCCAGATGATCCGGCGCATGGTCGAAGGCTCGCCCCAGAAATTGTCGTTGCGGGTCAGCAGGGCAAGATTGTTCGACTGCCATTGCTGCAGCGTAAAGGCCGCCGACCCGGCTGAGTTCTGCGCCAGCCATGCCGCTCCCAGATCGCCATCCACCTCGTTTTCGGTCACCAGAACTGAATCGATGATCGAGCCGGGGCCAACGATGCCAAGCGTTGCGATGATCAGCTGCGGGTTGATCTTTTGTGGCAGGGTCACGACGACAGTGCGGTCATCAGGTGCGGCAAATGCCTGTTCGGCCCCTTCGGCGGTAAAGCCATAGGTCTTCAGGAAGCTGGCCTGCGCCAGGTTCAGCGTCAGCAGGCGGCGGAACGACCAGACCACATCCTCGGCCCGGACCGGGTTGCCCGACGCGAACTCGGCCCCGTCGCGCAGGGTGAAGGTGATCGACATGGCATCGGGTGCGACTTCCCAGCTTTCGGCGAGGTCAGGCTGCACTTCGGTACGGTTCACGGGGTCCAGCTGGACCAACCCGTCATACACGTTGGCAAGGACCTGCACCGTTTCCTTGCCGGTGATCGCAGCGGGATCCAGTGTCAGAATGTTGGTCATGGAAAACCCGACGACCAGCTGGTCGTCAGGTGTTTCCGCCAGCACCACCGGGGCCGACAGGCCCAAGGCAGCAGCCGAGACAGTGGCGATCAAGCGCAGACGCACGAGTTTGGTCATCATATCCTCCCAAATCTTCTGATCACCCGATCCTCCCGAGATGTCAGACAGCATCGGCAATATGTTATACACTTGGGGTGCCTGTCAACGGTTTTGCGTACGCTACCTCGTTGCTCGACAATGGCTGCATGCTGTTTCACGAACAGGGCAGCAAATTCGCACCGGCATCTACAAGTGGAGGAAGCATTGCAATCACCGCCGGCCCCAGAAGCCGGTTGGGGGGCTGACCACCGCCGGTGGTCCAACTGCTTCAAAGCAAATTCCCCAACCCATGAACAAAATAAAAAAAGGCTTAAAAGAAACGAAATCCTTTCAAAGCAATAGAAGCAGAGCAAAAGGCCTCCGTGGATGTACCCCACCCCCTAGTTCATCTTCACAGCAGCCATATGATGCACGAAATATACACACTATCTGCACATCGACCATGGAGGGCATAAGATGAGCGTGCGCATGAACCTGGTTCTATCTGACGATCTAAATCGTGAGATCGAACGTCTTGTGAGCGAAAATGAGACGAACAAATCAGAAGTTATTCGGAAGTCGCTGCAGCTTTTTATTGCGGCGCAAGACGGCAAGAAGCGGGGCTTAAAGCTAGGGCTCGTTGAGCCAAAAACCGAGCGGATGCAGACTGAGTTTGTTGGTCTGTGACAAACTTAATCGATCTTTCCAATCCGGCTGCCGGGCACAAC
This genomic interval carries:
- a CDS encoding ABC transporter permease, whose product is MTDDLPKARSVPFAALAPLGRILRFLMRQPTSVFGLAVIALLVLAAIAAPLLATHAPYAQDLSNTLAPPSAQNWFGTDELGRDIWSRLVWGSRITLSIIALVTIVVGPIGLAVGTVAGYYGGRIDTVMMRITDIFLSFPSLILSLAFVAALGPNLRNAIIAIALTSWPPVARLARAETMTFRNEDYVSAARLQGASDLRIICKSIVPMCLPSVMIRLTLNMATVILTAAGLGFLGLGAQPPLPEWGAMIATGRRYMIDSWWLVTFPGVAILCVSLAFNLIGDGLRDALDPKQMNRR
- a CDS encoding ABC transporter permease; this encodes MSPTSRMTGFARQLGTIVITLLGLLVLTFAIGRLMPADPVRAIVGEEATQDTYMQVYTQLGFDRPLPVQFLMYLRDVLTGDFGTSIRTGQPVINDIMAVMPATLELATLAILIGAGLGIPLGVLAAVKKDRWPDHVIRIFSLMGHSMPIFWTGMIALLIFYAALGWVGGGGRISDYYIGLVPPVTNFIVIDAMLAGEWDVVRSALNHLILPASLLGYSSSAYITRMTRSFMLDQINQEYITTARVKGLSRRQTIWRHAFLNIRVQLVTIVALAYGALLEGAVLIETVFSWPGFGQYLTSNLMTGDMNAVMTCVLLVGVIFIALNLLSDVLYRVFDPRTR
- a CDS encoding ribbon-helix-helix domain-containing protein encodes the protein MSVRMNLVLSDDLNREIERLVSENETNKSEVIRKSLQLFIAAQDGKKRGLKLGLVEPKTERMQTEFVGL
- a CDS encoding FadR/GntR family transcriptional regulator, which translates into the protein MAIPKERLSAKVADALRSEIAEGRVKPGDRLPSESRLTEIHGVSRTVVREAIATLSFEGLVEARKGAGVFAQEARSGPFVNLDAGRVSSIIELLELRIAVEVESAAFAALRRSPVQEERIATANRAVIDCLEAGQPTRDLDFAFHLAIAEATNNPRFAEFLSLIRIGIIPRGKLQTGQDDVRPRDYNVHLQGEHDAICRAIFSSDEGAAREAMRTHLRGSLARYRALLHDTNHTGS
- a CDS encoding hydrolase; protein product: MTAPCDDWPEDWRRRLKAPLPLAHGAPDWRRRIRAAWTAALPAPDPVANFQDGTLHFASGKQVRGIVLVPDRITGCAVLLLHDHGGRFDQGWRKMVTDPQGFYGGAPAQRLVAAGHPVFCFDTLGWGDRQMPGDQQALACTAMGLGTSLAGLVAGEDRDIAAWIAARPEARRGLAAWGFSFGAFRAWQALATSDHVTAAVAISWMAWRRDLLRLGAPLSAGQAAFWMLHPSLTGLADLPDLAMAGAPKPLFLRSGDADRHLPLAAVAPAFAHLHGIWGGRLDAEIFPGGHVCPPEVQQQAIAFLM
- a CDS encoding ABC transporter ATP-binding protein; this encodes MNPIHVRDLSITLGAVQILHGISFDVRAGECFGLVGESGSGKSTILRCLSLLMSSWQGEVLIGGENLRAMPLARRCKTVQMVFQDPYGSLHPRQSVRTTLSEPLRIHSMPDREARITRTMIDVGLPLAFLDRFPHQLSGGQRQRVAIARALILEPEILLLDEPTSALDVSVQAEILNLLSDLQARRGFTYIMVSHDLAVVDHMCDRFAVMQKGHLVETLTRGALTGIPEEQARHPYARELIDASIAYDRAM
- a CDS encoding mandelate racemase family protein, with the protein product MIITDVQVRHFLSTTRRHSDSAGHAHPGPPHQVKTSILTIRTEDGHEGHSFTVPEIVRPHLIDKFVRTVLIGQDHRDRERLWQELAHWQRGSAAQLSDRTLAAVDVALWDLAGRALNQPVYKLIGAYRDKVRAYGSIMCGDELEGGLATPEDYGRFAETLVARGYTGIKLHTWMPPVSWAPDVRMDLKACAAVREAVGPDIHLMIDAFHWYSRVDALELGRGLEKLGFDWIEEPLDEQSMSSYKWLADNLDIPVVGPESAGGKHWHRAEWVRQGACDILRTGVNDVGGITPALKTMRMAESFGMDCEVHGNTAMNLAVCAASRNCRWYERGLLHPFLEYDDGFDYLNQLSDPMDAQGWVHVPDRPGIGEDINFDFIENNRVT
- a CDS encoding ABC transporter substrate-binding protein yields the protein MTKLVRLRLIATVSAAALGLSAPVVLAETPDDQLVVGFSMTNILTLDPAAITGKETVQVLANVYDGLVQLDPVNRTEVQPDLAESWEVAPDAMSITFTLRDGAEFASGNPVRAEDVVWSFRRLLTLNLAQASFLKTYGFTAEGAEQAFAAPDDRTVVVTLPQKINPQLIIATLGIVGPGSIIDSVLVTENEVDGDLGAAWLAQNSAGSAAFTLQQWQSNNLALLTRNDNFWGEPSTMRRIIWRHIPESQSQRLQLDQHDLDIAFQLAPADLAALETTEGVQIQTTPSAGFYYLAMSMADERFQNPKLREAMRYLIDYQGVNNAILPYFGEMHQRPISGGFFGLLDDPGYTLDPEKAKALLAEAGYPDGIDVTLRALSDDPFLNLATAMQGSLAQGGVRAEVITGSGEQIYGAMRERNFEMIVGRGGGGQLPDPDSNMRALIYNPDNSDEARLTNFQGWRTSFSDPELNQMIDAAAAEADDEVRRQLYADIQNRIEEVVAPIIPFSEVVTSVAYRDDLNGFVLNPSWSTDLATVTKTR
- a CDS encoding ABC transporter ATP-binding protein — translated: MSVILDVQNLSVAYRGALSPAVNRVSFQLGQERLGIVGESGSGKSTVGRALLKLLDSADITADRMQFQDVDLLAASERQMLGIRGKRMSMILQDPKFSLNPIRKVGDQVAEAWLAHNRASHKEARARTLEMLTSVSIRDPERVYDMYPHQVSGGMGQRIMIAMMLLTDPQLVIADEPTSALDVTVRMQVLSILDRLVRDRGIGLIVISHDLNLVRNFCDRVLIMYAGRVVESLAACDLDRAQHPYTQGLLAAQPRIGGPRRPLPVLQRRPEWAEEPS